The following DNA comes from Nitrospirota bacterium.
TTTTGTTTTGACACACAGAGCCAAAACTGGGATAATATAGGCTGAAAAATCAAGGTAAATGCGGGCTGATGAAAAAAAAGACCATACTGCTTTTTGTAAAAAACAGATCTGTTATTACTTTTCTTGAAACCTTCTTCAAGCTTTCGGGAAAATACCGCCGGGTGAACTGCGATTCTGCTGACGCGCTGCGCGACGGTCTCGCAAAATTCTCCCCTTCTGCTGTCATTGCGGATAATGCCCTCCTGCCGCTTGTTCCCGCTGTGCAGTCCAAAGTCCCTGTGCTCGCCATGATTGAAGGGGCGCGGGGAAGGGGCATTGCAGCAGCTATTGATCACAAGGCCGATCTTTACCTTCACAAGCCGTTCCTTGACAGGGATCTTGAGCACAAGCTTGCACTGATAATAAAGCTGAAAGAGGAAAACAGAGCGCTCCGGCAGGAGGTGCAGAACCTCCAGACCATCAATGACCTTGTTCAGCTCATATCTTCTACGCGCGATCCTCACGAACTTCTGTACAGGATCGTCAAAAAGATCGCCGAGATCATGCCGGTGACGCGGTGCTCGATCATAAGAATTGACTGGCTCCGCAAGTTTGCCTATGTTGTCGCCAGTTATGAGACACCGAATCTGACCGCCATCAAGCTGAGCCTCAAGAAGTATCCGGAGATCGAAGAGGCGCTGCTCAACAAGAAGCCGGTTGTTATCAGGGATATCATGTCTGATCCGCTTATGGCCCCTGTAAGGGACATTGTCGGGCCTCTCGGTATCCGTTCCATTCTTGTTATGCCGATCATCTTCGAGGAAAAGGTGATCGGCACCCTGTTCCTGAGGACCTCGAGAACATTGCACGAGTTTACCGAGAATGAAGTTCAACTGTTGAGGACCATATCCGATGCCTCTGCAAACACGCTCTACAATGCCTTTCTCTTCTCTCAGGTAGAGGATGAGAAGACCAGGCTTGAGAAGCTTGCCATCACAGACTATCTGACCGGCATTTATAACATCCGTTATTTTTATCACCGCATCATCGAAGAATTCAGCCGCTCGGACAGATACGGTCTGCCGATCAGCTGTCTCATGCTTGACATTGATTTTTTCAAGAAGATCAATGATACGTACGGTCACAAGACCGGCGACGCCGTATTGAAGGAATTTGCCCAGCTGTTGAAACATTTCACCCGCAAGAGCGATGTCCTTGCGCGCTATGGAGGAGAAGAGTTTATCGTCATGCTTCCCCATACTTCCCTTGACGGGACTGTGGCAGAAGCAGAAAGGATCCGCAATGCGATCAAGAACCATAAATTCAAGAGCCTCTCGAACCAGACCGGCATAACTGTAAGCATCGGCATCTCCGTCTTCCCGAGCGCCAGGATCAAAACCCACGATGAGCTCATCTCTGCTGCTGATGATGCCCTGTATGAGGCCAAGAAGAGCGGCAGAGATCGAGTAATTGTTTTTGATTAACCTGTCTTCCCCTGATCGGCGGCACTGTCGAGACCGGAAGCAGGCAATCTAAGCAACGTCATGGATATCATCACCTCTCACCTCAATGCCGATTTTGATTCCCTTGCCTCGATGATCGCAGCAAGAAAGCTTTATCCTGACGCCTTCCTCGCATTCCCGGGGTCTCAGGAGCGCAAGGTCCGGGATTTTATCGAGGTCTTTAATCCTGTTGAGATCAGGAAGCTCAGGGATATTGACCCTGCCGAGATCAGGAGACTTATCATTGTTGATACCAAGCAGCCGGACCGGATCGGCATGTTTGCCGATGTCGCAAAGAACAAGAATGTCCAGGTGCATATCTTTGACCATCACCCCATCGAAGACGGAGACATCCGCGGCAGTGTCGAGCGGATAGAAACCGTGGGGGCAACCACGACGATCTTTGTTGAGCTGCTGAAGGAAAAGGGACTTGCTCCGGACCCCATGGAGGCGACCATCCTTGCCCTGGGTATCTATGAAGAAACAGGCTGTTTTCTCTTTCCTTCCACGACCGAGCGGGACCTCAGTGCAGTCTCCTATCTCATTAAACGGGGCGCCATCCTCAATATCGTATCAGAATACGTTAAGACCGAATTGGCCAAGGAGGAACTGGAGATCCTCAATGAGCTGCTGAAATCCTCCCGGGAACTGGTCATCAAAGGGATACGGGTCATGATCGCAAAAACTTCCCGGGATCCCTATTTCGGTGATGCAGCCCTTCTTGCACACAAGATCATGGACCTGGAAGACATAGACGCTGTTCTTCTGATATTGGGCATGCAGGGAAGGATCATCCTTGTCGGCCGAAGCAGGGCTAAAGAGTTTGATGTTGCGGACCTTTTAAAGGAGTTTGGCGGGGGAGGCCATCATGCTGCGGCATCCGCAACTATTAGGGGCGATTCCCTGGAGACCGTTGAAGAACAGGTTCTCAGGAGGATCCCGGACCATATAAAGCCGGGAAAGGTCGCTGCTGACATAATGACCAGTCCGGTTATTGTGATCCCCTGGGACAGTACGATCAGAGAAGCTGAAGATAGCATGACCAAGTTTGGAGTCAACGTTCTGCCGGTGGTAAAGGATGGTGAATATGCAGGCCTCATATCACGGGAGACGGTCGAAAAAGCTATATTCCACGGGTTCAAGAAGAACCCCATAGCTGATTTCTGTTCAACCGAAAAACTTACTGCAACAGCAGATACCCCTATCAGGGACATCGAGACCATGATGATAGAGCATAACCAGAAATTCATGGCGGTGCTGGAGGGGCAGAGGATCACGGGCGCCATTACCAGGACGGATCTGCTCAGGGTGCTGTATGAGGAATTTCTGAAAAAACGTCGTATTGATAAGGAAGAAACGGCTGATATTCATTTTTCGAGCCGTAACCTTTCCTCATGGCTCAGAGACAGATTCCCTGGCGAGATATTCAGCATCCTGAAGCTCTCCGGTACGGTTGCCGAACAATTGGGATTCAGTGCTTACCTTGTCGGCGGATCGGTGAGGGACCTGCTTCTCGGAAAACAAAACCTTGACCTTGATCTTGTGATCGAGGGCGGCGGCATCAGATTTGCCAATATCCTTGCAGAACAGATCGGCGCAAGGGTCAGGCCCCATCCCAAGTTCGGCACGGCCCAGGTCAAACGGGGCGCATTGCGCATTGATATAGCCACCGCGCGCACGGAATATTATGAGTCGCCTGCAGCCCTTCCCAAGGTCGAAACATCATCAATCAAGAAGGACCTTTACCGCAGGGACTTTACAATCAACACCCTTGCCATCAGGCTTAATCCCAATGATTTCGGCCTGCTCATCGATTTCTTCGGCGGTCAGCGCGATCTGAAAGAAAAGACCATTCGGGTCCTCCATAATCTCAGTTTTGTTGAGGACCCTACCCGTGCATTCCGTGCAATACGGTTCTCTGAGCGGTTCGGGTTCAGACTGAGCAGGCACACGGCATTCCTGATGAGATCAGCCATCGAGATGAATCTTTTTGCCAAACTCTCAGGGGCACGCCTGTACGAGGAGCTTCTTCTCTCCTTTAATGAAACAAATCCCGTGCTTACGTTGAAAAGACTTTCCGATCACGGGCTGCTGAAGGTGATCCACGAGAGGATCATTTTCGACAAGCAACTCGAGAGCGACTTTGAATCCACGGCCGAGACCCTTGCCTGGTATAACCTCCTTTATCTCGACGAAAAGATCGAAAAAGGAATACTGTATCTCATGACACTCCTGTCCCACCTCAATGACCACGAACGTGCTGATGCCCTTGCGCGTCTTTCGACGCCGCCAAAAGCCAGGAACATCATCACAGAGGGCGTGAAGCAGCAGCGGCAGATCCTCGCCGGACTTCCGTCAAAAGATCCTGCAAGCCTTTATCACCTTCTCTCTGAAAGGGAACTGGAAATAATTCTCTTTTCCATGTCTTCCACAAAGGATGCGAGAAAGAAAAAGGACATTTCCCACTTTCTTGTTGAACTCCGAAAGGTCAGGCCGATTCTCAAAGGGAATGATCTGAATGCATTGGGGCTGCCTCAAGGTCCGCTTTACGCGAAGATCCTGCATGAACTTCTCAATGAAAAGCTTGCCGGAAATCTGCCTGCAGCGGAAGATGAGATAGCATTCGTAAGAAATAATTATCTTCGATGAGCGAATCCCGAGTTTTCGGGAAAGAATTTGACGCTGCAAATGAAATCTGATAGGCTTAAATCAACTACAAGACAAACGGAGACAGGTTATGGACGAGACCCTTCAGCAACTTATCGAACTTGCGGCATCGCGGGGCAATAACTATGTAAAGGGTGTTTCAACTCTCGACGAACTGCCGGGCAAGCTGGCTGAACTGGGCGTTCTTCTGCTCGAAAAGTCAAAGGTCATCGAGAATTCCGGCAACAGCAGGCTTAAGGAAGAGGTCATAGAGCTCCAGAACAAGATCGATGATATGAGAAAAACCCTTTTCGCAAGCAAACTGCTTATCAAGTAGTATACGCCGGCATCGCAATGGAACCTCTTATTGCGCCGCTGACAGCAGTTTACCGATCCGCGTTATGATTGCCAACAGGCTTATCTCAGAAAAAAGCCCCTATCTCATGCAGCACGCCTATAACCCGGTCGACTGGTACCCATGGGGTCAGGAGGCCTTTGACAAGGCAGCACGAGAGAATAAGCCGATCTTTCTTTCAATAGGATATTCCACATGCCACTGGTGCCATGTCATGGAAAAGGAGTCCTTTGAAGATGAACAGGTGGCCGGGCTGATGAATGATGCCTTTGTTTCAATAAAGGTGGATCGCGAGGAGAGACCGGATATAGATCATGTTTACATGACGGTCTGCCAGCTTATGGCCGGCAATGGTGGCTGGCCCCTCACCATCATCATGGCTCCGGACAAGCAGCCGTTCTTTGCCGGCACCTATTTCCCAAAGAAAGCTGCTTTCGGCAGAATTGGCATGGCTGACCTGATCCCGCGTCTGAAGCAGATGTGGGAAACTGACCGGCAAAAGCTCATTCAGCTTTCCGAAGAAATAACAGCCCGGCTTTTGCGGGAAAATACCGCTCCAGCGCCTGCGGAGCCTGAGGAAGCAGTTTTTCACGAGGCCTTTGAGCAGCTGATCAATCAGTTCGACCATGACAACGGAGGGTTCAGCCAGGCCCCAAAGTTCCCTGCACCGCACATACTGCTTTTCCTCCTGCGATATGGGAAGCGCACAGGCAATCAGGAGGCGCTGCATATGGCGACAAAAACCCTCAATGCCATGAGAGATGGTGGCATCTATGATCATATCGGCTTTGGTTTTCATCGTTATTCAACAGACGCCCGTTGGCTGGTGCCCCATTTTGAAAAGATGCTGTACGATCAGGCAATGCTCTGCATTGCCTACACCGAGGCTTTTCAGGCGACCGGCAACGAGGACTTTCGTAACACTGCAGAAGATGTCCTCTCCTATATATCCCGGGACATGACGTCTCCTGAGGGCGGCTTTTATTCTGCAGAAGACGCAGACAGTGAAGGTGAAGAGGGCAGATTCTATGTTTGGACGCATAGTGAAATTACCGGGGCGCTCGAACCTGGTGACGCTGAACTTATATGTTCGTCGTTCAATATTCAGAGGGAGGGCAACTTTTTTGACCAGGCAACGAATGACCGGACAGGCTCGAACATCCTCCACCGGGGCCAGCAACCAGATGCAACAGCGCAGAAAAAAGAACTTACTGCCGCAGAGCTGCCGGATCGCATAAAAAAAGCCCTCGCGCGCCTATTTGCGGTTCGGGAGCAGCGAATTCATCCGGACAAGGACGACAAGATCCTGACAGACTGGAACGGTCTCATGATAACAGCCTTTGCAAAAGCGGCAAAGGCCTTTCAAAGACCTGACTATGCCGCTGCAGCAGCGAAGGCTGCCGATTTCATTCTGAGCCGTCTTCGCACGCCGGATGGCCGTCTTATTCACCGTTACCGCGATGGAGATGCCTCGCTGCCGGCGCATACAGATGACTATGCCTTTTTCATCTCCGGGCTTATAGAGCTGTACCTGGCTGGCTGTGAACCTCGTTATCTTGAAGAAGCCCTTCGACTGAACAGTATTTTTATCCGCCATTTCTGGGACAACGTTCAGGGCGGCTTTTTCTTTACTGCAGATGACGGAGAAAAACTGCTTGTGCGCAGGAAAGAGATCTATGACGGAGCAGTACCTTCCGGGAATTCCATGGCACTGTTTAATCTTCTGCGCCTCGCTGGTATCACAGGAGATGTATCCCTTGCTGAAATGGCTTCAAAGGCAGCCCGGACCTTTTTTACCATGGTCAGACAGGCGCCGACAGCATATACATATTTTCTCATGGCACTTGACTCCCGATTTGACGGAACCCTGAAAAATCAATAGGGCTCATAACATGGTATAATGATCCCAATAATATGGAACAGAACAAGGCTGATCTGACAGAGTTATTCCGCAGGGGATTGGTAAAGGCCGATATGGTCCTGCATGTTTTTGCTGCCTTGTTGCTGCTTGCAGCATGCGGTTTTATCTTTTACTATGCTGTTTTAAATCTCGCAAATCCGAGCCGGGACTCCATTATTCATTTAATAAATGATGTGCTTCTTGCCCTGATCATCCTTGAGCTGCTCTGGACAGTCATCAGGTTCCTGAAAAAACAGAAGTTTTTCCTGGCCCCCTTCCTTGCCATCGGCATTATCGCTGCAGTCAGAAGGATCCTGCTGATAGAGGCACAGACCTCATTTATGGAGCATGTGCCTTCTGAGAAACTCTATGAGATTGGACTAAGCGCCTTTGTGGTCATAACCCTGATGGTCGCCTATTATCTTTCGGTCAAGGCACAGAAACTCGAACAGTAACCGGGCGGTTAAAGAGCACCGAAATTTAGTTGATACCGTTCTGAGAATTCCTCGTACGTATACTTATGCTCCTGCGTGCCATATTGTTCTACAGCATAGGCAGCAGCCACTGCGCCGATCTTTGCAGCGTCTTCGATATTCTTTCCCATGGCAAGTCCCTTGAGGAGGCCGGAGCGGTATGCATCCCCTGCGCCGGTGGGATCCAGGACCTGAGATGCCTTTGCCGCAGGAATTGTTATATCGCGGCTGCTCATGCTGATAAGGGAGCCCTTGTCGCCGAGCGTTGTAATGATCATCTGTGTCAGGGCGAGGATCCCGTCCTTGTTCAGGCCTGTCATCTTCATGATCACCTCAAGTTCATAGTCATTCGTGATCAGCATCATGGAATCCTGTATCCATTCTCTAAGCTGTTCGCCGGTCCATAAGGTAAGTGACTGTCCCGGATCGCAGATATACGGTATGCTCCTTTCCCTGCAGCGTGCGGCATAGCCGATCATATCCTGAAGATTGCCTGGGGCAATGATCATGATAGAACTTTTCGGATCAGCTGAACTGACATCGTAGTTTGTTGCCTGTTTCATGGCACCGGGATTAAATCCGGTGATCTGATTGTCTGACTTGTCTGTGGTAATGTACGCGCCGGCAGTGAACTCTTCCCGAATGATCGTGATGCCTTCATTCG
Coding sequences within:
- a CDS encoding sensor domain-containing diguanylate cyclase, which encodes MKKKTILLFVKNRSVITFLETFFKLSGKYRRVNCDSADALRDGLAKFSPSAVIADNALLPLVPAVQSKVPVLAMIEGARGRGIAAAIDHKADLYLHKPFLDRDLEHKLALIIKLKEENRALRQEVQNLQTINDLVQLISSTRDPHELLYRIVKKIAEIMPVTRCSIIRIDWLRKFAYVVASYETPNLTAIKLSLKKYPEIEEALLNKKPVVIRDIMSDPLMAPVRDIVGPLGIRSILVMPIIFEEKVIGTLFLRTSRTLHEFTENEVQLLRTISDASANTLYNAFLFSQVEDEKTRLEKLAITDYLTGIYNIRYFYHRIIEEFSRSDRYGLPISCLMLDIDFFKKINDTYGHKTGDAVLKEFAQLLKHFTRKSDVLARYGGEEFIVMLPHTSLDGTVAEAERIRNAIKNHKFKSLSNQTGITVSIGISVFPSARIKTHDELISAADDALYEAKKSGRDRVIVFD
- a CDS encoding carbohydrate kinase family protein — translated: MNIFISGSMAYDRIMDFPGSFADYILPDKIHVLNVCFNVTSLQEKFGGTAGNIAYSLSLLSERPVIIATIGKDYENYFDWLKTHAISNEGITIIREEFTAGAYITTDKSDNQITGFNPGAMKQATNYDVSSADPKSSIMIIAPGNLQDMIGYAARCRERSIPYICDPGQSLTLWTGEQLREWIQDSMMLITNDYELEVIMKMTGLNKDGILALTQMIITTLGDKGSLISMSSRDITIPAAKASQVLDPTGAGDAYRSGLLKGLAMGKNIEDAAKIGAVAAAYAVEQYGTQEHKYTYEEFSERYQLNFGAL
- a CDS encoding thioredoxin domain-containing protein, with the translated sequence MIANRLISEKSPYLMQHAYNPVDWYPWGQEAFDKAARENKPIFLSIGYSTCHWCHVMEKESFEDEQVAGLMNDAFVSIKVDREERPDIDHVYMTVCQLMAGNGGWPLTIIMAPDKQPFFAGTYFPKKAAFGRIGMADLIPRLKQMWETDRQKLIQLSEEITARLLRENTAPAPAEPEEAVFHEAFEQLINQFDHDNGGFSQAPKFPAPHILLFLLRYGKRTGNQEALHMATKTLNAMRDGGIYDHIGFGFHRYSTDARWLVPHFEKMLYDQAMLCIAYTEAFQATGNEDFRNTAEDVLSYISRDMTSPEGGFYSAEDADSEGEEGRFYVWTHSEITGALEPGDAELICSSFNIQREGNFFDQATNDRTGSNILHRGQQPDATAQKKELTAAELPDRIKKALARLFAVREQRIHPDKDDKILTDWNGLMITAFAKAAKAFQRPDYAAAAAKAADFILSRLRTPDGRLIHRYRDGDASLPAHTDDYAFFISGLIELYLAGCEPRYLEEALRLNSIFIRHFWDNVQGGFFFTADDGEKLLVRRKEIYDGAVPSGNSMALFNLLRLAGITGDVSLAEMASKAARTFFTMVRQAPTAYTYFLMALDSRFDGTLKNQ
- a CDS encoding CBS domain-containing protein, with translation MDIITSHLNADFDSLASMIAARKLYPDAFLAFPGSQERKVRDFIEVFNPVEIRKLRDIDPAEIRRLIIVDTKQPDRIGMFADVAKNKNVQVHIFDHHPIEDGDIRGSVERIETVGATTTIFVELLKEKGLAPDPMEATILALGIYEETGCFLFPSTTERDLSAVSYLIKRGAILNIVSEYVKTELAKEELEILNELLKSSRELVIKGIRVMIAKTSRDPYFGDAALLAHKIMDLEDIDAVLLILGMQGRIILVGRSRAKEFDVADLLKEFGGGGHHAAASATIRGDSLETVEEQVLRRIPDHIKPGKVAADIMTSPVIVIPWDSTIREAEDSMTKFGVNVLPVVKDGEYAGLISRETVEKAIFHGFKKNPIADFCSTEKLTATADTPIRDIETMMIEHNQKFMAVLEGQRITGAITRTDLLRVLYEEFLKKRRIDKEETADIHFSSRNLSSWLRDRFPGEIFSILKLSGTVAEQLGFSAYLVGGSVRDLLLGKQNLDLDLVIEGGGIRFANILAEQIGARVRPHPKFGTAQVKRGALRIDIATARTEYYESPAALPKVETSSIKKDLYRRDFTINTLAIRLNPNDFGLLIDFFGGQRDLKEKTIRVLHNLSFVEDPTRAFRAIRFSERFGFRLSRHTAFLMRSAIEMNLFAKLSGARLYEELLLSFNETNPVLTLKRLSDHGLLKVIHERIIFDKQLESDFESTAETLAWYNLLYLDEKIEKGILYLMTLLSHLNDHERADALARLSTPPKARNIITEGVKQQRQILAGLPSKDPASLYHLLSERELEIILFSMSSTKDARKKKDISHFLVELRKVRPILKGNDLNALGLPQGPLYAKILHELLNEKLAGNLPAAEDEIAFVRNNYLR